A window of Solanum stenotomum isolate F172 chromosome 3, ASM1918654v1, whole genome shotgun sequence contains these coding sequences:
- the LOC125860229 gene encoding uncharacterized protein LOC125860229 has protein sequence MDLNMKLERKSSIRKLGRSKSTLLASELINIPCGDTDYYERISQSMRHVEIIDDDEAIPIIRHKWKKKKNKAWVFLMKVFSFKKMRTSEECHVVGEKSMEVVDKIMNKKKTQSSSWERDGEITQKPDEVLVVEKKKIRQPTFLPDPYRRWPVQGWRY, from the exons ATGGATTTGAACATGAAGCTAGAGAGAAAATCCTCAATAAGAAAGTTAGGAAGAAGCAAAAGCACACTATTAGCATCAGAGTTAATTAATATTCCTTGTGGAGATACTGATTATTATGAGAGAATTTCACAATCTATGAGACATGTTGAAAttattgatgatgatgaggcCATCCCAATAATAAGACATaagtggaagaagaagaaaaataaagcaTGGGTATTTCTCATGAAGGtgttttctttcaagaaaatgagaacAAGTGAAGAATGTCATGTTGTTGGGGAAAAGTCTATGGAAGTGGTGGATAAGATCATGAACAAGAAGAAGACGCAATCTTCCTCATG GGAAAGAGATGGTGAGATCACACAAAAGCCAGATGAAGTGTTGGTtgtggaaaagaagaaaataaggcaGCCTACGTTTCTTCCTGATCCTTACAGACGATGGCCTGTTCAAGGATGGAGATATTGA
- the LOC125859136 gene encoding E3 ubiquitin-protein ligase ATL4-like: MLLCYRVKQRPWSNDVEEFVLPNDEDEFVSTTERTTSIVEVVIDISDEAITTPSIKGKNNDCSICIEEIKHWEMFLIFPICCHRFHYACIRPWLEENKTCPMCRTHVRDAPLQYAGDDDDLKEDDNHQDLQSSEIV, translated from the coding sequence ATGTTGTTGTGTTATAGAGTTAAACAACGACCATGGTCGAACGATGTAGAAGAATTCGTGCTTCCTAATGATGAAGATGAATTTGTATCGACAACAGAAAGAACAACATCTATTGTTGAAGTAGTGATTGATATTTCAGATGAAGCAATAACGACTCCATCAATTAAAGGGAAAAACAATGACTGTTCTATTTGTATTGAAGAAATTAAGCATTGGGAGATGTTTTTGATTTTTCCAATTTGTTGTCATAGGTTTCATTATGCTTGTATTAGGCCTTGGTTAGAAGAAAATAAGACATGTCCTATGTGTCGTACTCATGTTCGTGATGCACCTTTGCAATATGCTGGGGATGACGATGATTTAAAGGAGGACGATAATCATCAAGATTTACAGTCCAGTGAAATAGTTTGA
- the LOC125860254 gene encoding protein AE7-like 1, whose amino-acid sequence MTLGLINANPVVHAKKERIARVDDLPHADDAVDPLEIYDFVRDIRDPEHPYSLEQLSVLSEESITVDEKLGRILITFTPTIQHCTMATVIGLCLREKLKNCFPPHFKVDIKVSPGSHADEESVNKQLNDKERVAAAMENPNLRQLVDECLYSSEL is encoded by the exons ATGACTTTGGGACTGATCAATGCAAATCCAGTGGTTCACGCTAAGAAGGAACGAATCGCTCGTGTTGATGATCTTCCTCACGCCGATGACGCTGTTGATCCTCTCGAAATTTATGAT TTTGTGAGGGATATAAGAGATCCGGAGCATCCATATTCTTTAGAGCAGCTGAGTGTACTCTCCGAGGAGTCCATAACTGTTGACGAGAAGCTTGGGCGCATTCT GATAACTTTTACCCCAACCATCCAGCACTGTACCATGGCAACTGTCATTGGCCTCTGTTTGAGAGAGAAGTTGAAGAATTGCTTCCCTCCACATTTTAAG GTGGATATAAAAGTGTCTCCTGGATCTCATGCGGATGAAGAGTCAG TTAATAAGCAGTTGAATGATAAAGAACGGGTTGCTGCTGCCATGGAGAACCCAAATCTTCGCCAGCTTGTAGACGAGTGTCTCTATTCAAGTGAGCTTTAA